The Labilithrix sp. genomic sequence GTAAACCCAAGAAGCCGCGCGTCTTCGCGATCTCGTTCGCGAGCGTGTACCCGCTCTACGTGCAGAAGGCAGAGAAGAAAGGCCGGACCCAACAGGAGGTCGACGAGGTCATCGCCTGGCTCACCGGCTATCGCGGAAAGTCCCTCCAGCGCGCCATCGACGACGAGGTCGATCTCGAGGCATTCTTTGGAGCCGCGCCTCGCTGGAGCTCGAAGGCTGGTCTCATCACGGGCGTCGTCTGCGGAGTGCGCGTCGAGGCCGTCGCTGATCCGTTGATGCAGAAGATCCGCTACCTCGACAAGCTGGTCGACGAGCTCGCCAGGGGAAAGAAGATGGCCAGCATCCTGCGCCAGTAGTACCCGCGGTGGCCACCCCGAGGTCCGGCTGCATCTCGCGCGCGCTCAGCCGGCCATGCTCAGCCACCAACCCAACGTGCTGACGTCCGGCGCGCCCTCGAGCACCGCGCCTTCGTAGCCCATCGTGACCAACTGCATCGTGCGTCTCGACCATCCGAGGGTTTCGACGCCGACTCACGCTCGACGCCTTCGCTACGCTGCCGCACGTCGAGCTGGCGCTGTTCGATGTGGTTCGCGATGACGTCGACCAGGCGCTGTCCGTGTGCTCGCGCCACCCGTCTCGCTCGAGCCCATCGAGGTTCGCCAGGTGTGGCATCGCCGCTCCGACGTGGATGGCGCCGTCCGATTTCTTCGAGAGGTCGTACGCGACGCCGCGAAGAGCAGCGCTTCGTCGAGACGGCCCCCTTGAAGCCGAACTTGGTGGCGATGACCACGTCGTTGCGCACCGGTCCCAGGGCCTCACCGACGAGCAGGCGTCGCGGATCACGCGGATGCTCTGGGCGCGGTCCACGCCCGGACCTTGTGGCCGGGGTTGTTGCTCATGCAGCCGAAGCCGAGCTCCGACACCTCCAGGCGGCCCAGCTTGCGCGACTTCATGGTGTAGCTCTTGCCGGAGGGGTGGGGCCGAGCTCGTGGCTGCACGGCCGGTGGACGCGCTCGCGGCGCTCGCTCCCGCGCGCGTGGACGCGCCCGCTGCAAGCGGGGTGGCTGCCAGACCGTGCTCTCCATTCAGCGCCTCTTGAGCGCCGCCTTTTTCAGCTCACGCCCGTTCCACAACTCCCGGCGATATCTCTGCTACGGCTGTACTGAGATGAGAGGCACGTTCGGTCCGGTTTGTGGATCGGCTTCAAGCGAGGCGAACGAGTCTCCCTCTCTTGCGGAGACCCTTGTAGTCCCACTGTGTGCTCCTGGCCTTCTTCAGCCACCTCCTCACGTCGCGCTCGTCGATCTGCTCTGCGCTGGTGTACCTGATGGAGGCATCCTTGAACTTCCCGGTGCCAAGCCGTAGATGTTCTTCCTCGAAGCTGGCGCCGCTCCAGAACATCAATCGAATGCAGTCCTTCAGCTTGCTGTAGCCGACAATAGGGTTTCCATCGAGAAACCACACCGGATGAGCGTGCCAGATCTTGCGCTCGGCATCAGGCAGCCGACTGTCGATCAAGCGCGCCAGGTGATTGGCGATCTCTTCACGCTCCGCGCCCAGCGCCTGGTTGTACGCTCGAATTTCAGCGCTCATCGTGGCGCGTTCTCCCGATGGGATCGTCGCGGCAGCGCGGCCAGCGGCTCTCGAGCGCGTAGGGCGTGACCCAATCATGCCCCGAGCACCTCGGCGAGCTTGTTCAGCTCGCCCTTCCATCCGAGCGTGGCACGATTCGTCCACTCCTCTTCGTGCATTGCGTCGAACGTCAGCACGAGACGGACACCATCCGGGCTCGGATGGAACTCCACCACCGTGGCGACGTCATAGGGGTCGACGCCCGGAATGAAGTCGGCGAGATGGACATACGCCAGCCGGCGACGCGGCTGGACCTCGGAGTAGGTGATCCGCAGTTCCTGCGTCAGTGGCATGCCGGCCTGCGCCATGAACGCCACCTGGGCCGGCTCGACCGCGGTCATGGCGTAACGGAGCTCGCCGCCGGGGCGCAGATCGAGCGTCCGGACCGTGACGCGAAAGCCACCGGGGCCCCACCACGACTCGATCCCTTCCTTCGTTGCCCAGAGTTCCCACACCTCGTCGAGTGTCGCTCTGTACGTTCGCTCGATCGTGATTCGTCGCTTGACGACATCGGTACCAGACGCCCCCGTCTCCTTCTTCGTCATGAGTGCTTCTCCTTACGCCGGGTGACGCGCGTGCGCCGATCGAGCGCCTCGCCGAACGCGTCAAGACGCGCCTCCCAGAATGTCCGGTACCGGCTGATCCACGTGTCGAGCTCCCGAAAACGCTCTGGTCGTAGCGAGTAGAGTCGTTGCGATCCCAGCGGCCGCATCTGCACGAAGCCGGTCTCGTGGAGGATCCTGAGATGTCGCGAGACGCCCGACTGATGAATGTCGATCATCTCGACGAGGTCGTTGACCGCTCGCTCGCCGCCTAGAAGCACCTCGACGATGCGGCGTCGCTTGGGATCGGCCAGGGTCTGAAAGACGTCAATGTGCATGAGCGTGCATATGTATGCATGTTCATGTTTTCCGTGTCAAGCGCACGAGCACGTCGCCGCCCAACCGGGCAGCGGTCGCTGGCGAAGCGCGGCATGGAGGCTGGCGAGCCTTTGCCGTGCCCACGCACTGGAGGCGCTCCAACCGTCGGCGCGTGCGCCCGGCACGGGCCTGCTGCACGCGCCCGCGCCAAAGGTCCTGGCTCGGCTCGATCAGCGCCACGCGCGAACGTGGCGGCTCGTTCGACGCTCGTTGCGAGCTCGCGCCCCGTTGGTCAACAGTCCCGGCCCCGAAACGGCCCGCGCGGGACAGTTGATCATCGGGTACGTGTCCCGGCGTGGAGGGCCGATCCGTTAGCCGCTCGCAGCGCGCAGCGCGCTGCGCGAACCACGGCTCACGCGGGAACGTCTCACCGCTGACGTCGGGGTAGCTCGAGCCCTTCGCGAACTCCTGGCCGGTCGCGCGCCCGATCAGCCAGGCATCGCCCTGGAGCTGCTCATGCGCTCGGTCGTAGGGGCCGCCCGGCTTGGCGCCTTGCGGACGCCAGCGACTCGGGCGTGTGCGGCCGTCGATGCTGATGGCCATGTGGCAGATGACGTGGGGTTTCATCGTGGATGCCTCTTCTGTTCGATGCGCGCGGTCTTCGTGGCGCGAGTGCTGGCGTTTCTCGCTCGCCGCGGCGCTGCGGCCTTTGATGTCAGGCCGCCCCTCTTCTCGACGAGGAAGTCGCGGAGCGCGCGCACCTTCGAGGGCATCTCCCGAGACGGCACGTAGAGGTAGAACCCCGGAAACGGCGCGCACCACGGCTTCAGCACACGCTCGAGCCTGCCCTCGTCGAGGTGTCGCCTCACCACGAAGTCGATGTGTTGGATGAGCCCGAGCCCTTGGAGCGCGGCGCGCAGCATGCCTTCATCGTCGTTGGTGATGAGGTTGCCGCGCGGCTCCACGGTGAGCTCTCGCTTCGTGCGAACGTCCGTGAACTCCCACGCGAAGACCGAGCCGCCGCTGTTCCGGCGGTAGGCGATGCAGTTGTGCTGGGCCAAGTCGGTCGGCTTGCTTGGTCGGCCGTGGCGCGCGAAGTACGCGGGCGTCGCGACGACCGCCATCTCAAGCATCGGCGTGATGGGCACCGCCACCACGTGTTCGGCGAGGCGCTCGCCGATGCGGATGCCGGCGTCGCAGCCGTCGGCGATGATGTTGGAGATCCCGTCGTCCATCACGAGCTCGACCGTGAGCTTGGGATGACGCGCGAGGAACTCAGTGAGGTGCGGCTCGAGGAGCTCTCGCGCCGCCATGCGCGCGGTGTTGATGCGCACGAGCCCGGTCGGCTCGGTCGTCGCCTGGCCGAGCTCGCGCACCGCGTGGTCGAGCGACTGGAGCGCCGGCTGCAACTGGTCGAACAAGCGCTGGCCCGCTTCTGTGAGCGACATGCTCCGCGTCGTCCGGTACAAGAGCTGGACGCCGAGCTTCTTCTCGAGCGCCTTGAGGCTCTGCGAGAGCGCCGCGCGGGACACGCCGAGCTTCGCGGCAGCCTTCGTGAAGCTCCGATGAGCGGCGACGTGAGCGAAGCCGACGAGCGGCGGCAGCAGGGCGGGATCCATGCCGCGATTGTAAACTAAGGCTTACCTCTGCGTTCAAGACTGTTCCGTTGTGAGAGCAAGCGGGCTGCGTATTGTAGTGGCGTCCGTCCACCCAAGCCCGAGGAGCTCGTCATGAAGAAGGTGAATTTCCCGAACTACAACGCTCAAGGCATCACCATCGCCGCCCACCTCCACCTTCCCCCCAACTTCGACGAAGGCAAGAAGTACGCGGCTGTTGTCGTCTCGCATCCCGGCGGTGGAGTGAAGGAGCAGGCCGCGGGCCTCTACGCCAAGAAGCTGGCCGAGCAGGGGCTCATCGCGATCGCCTTCGACCGCTCCTACCAGGGCGAGAGTACCGGCGAGCCGCGCCAGCTCGAGAACCCCTACGTCAGCACCGAAGACGTGAGCGCCGTCATCGATTACCTCACCACGCTGCCCTACGTGGACAACGACAAGATCGGCGCCATGGGCGTCTGCGCCGGCGGTGGCTACAGCGCCAACGCCGCCATCAACGACCGTCGCATCAAGGCGCTCGCCACCGTGAGCGCGGTGAACATCGGCCAGATGTTCCGCAACGGCTGGGAGAACACCGTCAAGGACGCCGATGCGCTGCCCTACATCGAGGCCGGCTCGAACGCGCGCACGGCCGACGCCAGCAGCAAGAGCATGGCCACCATCCCGCTCGCCCCGCTGAAGGAGGAGGACGCGCCCAACACCGAGCTGCGCGGCGCGTGGGAGTATTACCACACGCCCCGTTGCCAGCACCCGAACGCCCCCGGCTTCACCCTCGCGCGCAACCTCACGCAGATCATTACCTACGATGCCTACAACAAGGCCGAAGCGTTCCTGACCCAGCCCATCCTGTCCATCGCGGGCAGCAAAGCGGGCAGCAAGTGGATGAGCGACGATCTCCTCGCCCGCGCCGCCAGCAAGGACAAGACTCTGCACCTCGTCGAGGGTGCGGACCACATGGATCTGTACGACGTGCAGAAGTACGTCGACGAGGCCATCTCGAAGCTGGCGCCGTTCTTCTCCAGCAAGCTGTAGCCGTCTCCGGCGTCAGCACACCGGTAGCGAAGGTCCGGATCCGAAGACGGGTTCGATTCGCTCCTCCCGACGCCCCCGCGTGTCGAGAGTCTCAAGACTCTCGACGTTCCCCTGAAGGAAAAGGAAATGAAATCCGTAAAAATCCAAAACCCCGATATGGCCTGGCCCATCGCTGCCAGCATTCAGTTCCCGCCCAGCTTCGATGAGGCGAAGACCTATCCGACCATCGTCAGCGTCCATCCGTTCGGAAGTTGCAAGGAGCAGACGTCGGGCAACGTCT encodes the following:
- a CDS encoding DUF2200 domain-containing protein; translation: MSFASVYPLYVQKAEKKGRTQQEVDEVIAWLTGYRGKSLQRAIDDEVDLEAFFGAAPRWSSKAGLITGVVCGVRVEAVADPLMQKIRYLDKLVDELARGKKMASILRQ
- a CDS encoding DUF1801 domain-containing protein, with translation MSAEIRAYNQALGAEREEIANHLARLIDSRLPDAERKIWHAHPVWFLDGNPIVGYSKLKDCIRLMFWSGASFEEEHLRLGTGKFKDASIRYTSAEQIDERDVRRWLKKARSTQWDYKGLRKRGRLVRLA
- a CDS encoding SRPBCC domain-containing protein, whose amino-acid sequence is MTKKETGASGTDVVKRRITIERTYRATLDEVWELWATKEGIESWWGPGGFRVTVRTLDLRPGGELRYAMTAVEPAQVAFMAQAGMPLTQELRITYSEVQPRRRLAYVHLADFIPGVDPYDVATVVEFHPSPDGVRLVLTFDAMHEEEWTNRATLGWKGELNKLAEVLGA
- a CDS encoding winged helix-turn-helix transcriptional regulator, which encodes MHIDVFQTLADPKRRRIVEVLLGGERAVNDLVEMIDIHQSGVSRHLRILHETGFVQMRPLGSQRLYSLRPERFRELDTWISRYRTFWEARLDAFGEALDRRTRVTRRKEKHS
- a CDS encoding LysR family transcriptional regulator, whose translation is MDPALLPPLVGFAHVAAHRSFTKAAAKLGVSRAALSQSLKALEKKLGVQLLYRTTRSMSLTEAGQRLFDQLQPALQSLDHAVRELGQATTEPTGLVRINTARMAARELLEPHLTEFLARHPKLTVELVMDDGISNIIADGCDAGIRIGERLAEHVVAVPITPMLEMAVVATPAYFARHGRPSKPTDLAQHNCIAYRRNSGGSVFAWEFTDVRTKRELTVEPRGNLITNDDEGMLRAALQGLGLIQHIDFVVRRHLDEGRLERVLKPWCAPFPGFYLYVPSREMPSKVRALRDFLVEKRGGLTSKAAAPRRARNASTRATKTARIEQKRHPR
- a CDS encoding alpha/beta hydrolase; its protein translation is MKKVNFPNYNAQGITIAAHLHLPPNFDEGKKYAAVVVSHPGGGVKEQAAGLYAKKLAEQGLIAIAFDRSYQGESTGEPRQLENPYVSTEDVSAVIDYLTTLPYVDNDKIGAMGVCAGGGYSANAAINDRRIKALATVSAVNIGQMFRNGWENTVKDADALPYIEAGSNARTADASSKSMATIPLAPLKEEDAPNTELRGAWEYYHTPRCQHPNAPGFTLARNLTQIITYDAYNKAEAFLTQPILSIAGSKAGSKWMSDDLLARAASKDKTLHLVEGADHMDLYDVQKYVDEAISKLAPFFSSKL